A portion of the Rhodoflexus caldus genome contains these proteins:
- a CDS encoding PKD domain-containing protein, with amino-acid sequence TPANVQTLVSGLVQGTYVFRLTATDNAGATASADVSVTVNVAPNRPPVVSAGTAQSITLPTNSATLTGSASDPDGSIASVRWTQVSGPNTAAIATPANVQTSVSGLVQGTYVFRLTATDNAGATASADVNVTVNAAANRPPVANPGANQSITLPATQVVFDGRQSSDPDGSITSYRWEQV; translated from the coding sequence ACACCTGCAAATGTTCAGACGTTGGTATCGGGTTTGGTACAGGGCACTTACGTATTTCGCCTGACGGCTACGGACAATGCAGGCGCAACGGCATCGGCCGATGTAAGCGTTACGGTAAATGTCGCCCCGAACCGCCCACCGGTAGTGAGTGCAGGCACTGCGCAAAGCATCACCTTGCCGACCAACAGCGCAACCTTAACAGGCAGCGCTTCCGACCCCGACGGCAGCATCGCCTCCGTTCGTTGGACACAGGTATCGGGGCCAAACACGGCTGCCATTGCCACACCTGCAAATGTTCAGACATCGGTATCGGGTTTGGTACAGGGCACTTACGTATTCCGCCTGACGGCTACGGACAATGCAGGTGCAACAGCATCGGCCGATGTAAACGTTACGGTAAATGCCGCAGCCAACCGTCCGCCCGTAGCCAATCCGGGCGCCAACCAGAGCATTACGTTGCCTGCAACACAGGTTGTATTTGACGGCAGACAGTCTTCCGACCCTGACGGCAGCATTACATCCTACCGATGGGAGCAGGTAG